TCAATATTAAGAACTACAATTCATTTTCCTTCCCTAAAAAGTTTACAAAAGACTACAAAACTACATCCCACATCAAAATTGAATTGTGAGATGCTTGTTATAAGGGAGTCATTCTTATACAGTTATAGTTTAAGCCAAGGTGAAAATGGCATCGTTgttactcagcattttgtttccATAGCAccttaacaaaacattttaatgacacaaataataatacaattacaaataattttcattaatgTATGGTCCACAAGAGAAACATTAAGCCAATAAATTAAGTTGATATGCAGTTATATCAGCACTGGGGTAGATTCATCTCTCGTCATGTGCCGTGCAGTGTCAGATGCCAAAAGCTCTGTCGGTTTTTGTTTCACTTTCGCTTTCAGGGAATAATTGACTGTGGTTTCCTTCACCCGGCATAACTCTTGTGCAGTTTGTAAATTGCTTGCGTGATATTATTGATGGACTCGCCTTTTGGGTGACATGTTTCTATGTAACGTGatttttctttatcaccaaCTCCATCTTTGAGAACAAAATGTTAGAAAAAGATTCTCAAATCTCCTGCAATAATAAAACTAAGtaagtaattaattaaataaatgagtaaattaatgatcaaacaaataaatatatatagataattctttcaaaaacataaaaaatcttgccaaaccccaaatttttgaatggtatCGTGTTTGtccattaatttatttatgtatttattaggGTGAAATAACGTCTAAATGATGGATTGAAAAATCAACTGACACTTGCCTCATTCCCTTGATTAGCTCCAAGTGTTTTCACATCTATCTGAGGAGGAGGCACATTGGTTACAGGCTCACTTCCATCTGGACTCTGTGTGTCTTTCTGCTCCTTTTTGTCCGCAGTAGATGCATTTTTCTCCTTTTCCTCAACTTTCACTTCAGGCTCTGCATTTTCCTTTGTACCAGAGTCCACCTCCTGTGTCCGCTGCAGCAAATCAGTCTCATCATCACTGGACATGTTACCTGCAGGAAGCACAGTCTCTACTCGGACCCTCTGGGTTCTTCTGGGTGTTTCGGCAAATTCCTGTTGGAGTTCCATGCTTCTGTCCTCCCGTCTATTTTGTGGAGCATAAGCATCTCCTGCCCtgaagacctggtcacctctgTTTCCTGCTGGATTCACCCGGTTCCCATTGCCCTGGCGTATTTGTAGTGGCTGTGGGGCGTCTCCCCCTTCCCAGACGTCCTCGTGCTCCCTTAATTGAGGAGCTTGGCGCTGTCCTACCGCAGGAGGTGGCGGATCCTGTCTCCAGCCGAGCCGGGGCAGACGTACTGCTTGATATACAGCTGCCTGAGCACTTCCATACATAAACACCTGAGAAGAGCAAAGATGCATTAGTAcggatttattattattattattattattattattattattattattattattattaaaaataagagaTTTAACAAGCTTGCTGTTCCCAGCTCTTACACAGATGGCTGCTGTAATGGTAAGCAGTACAGGTATCTGGAGGGTTACTGGTAGATCCTTCAGCAGCGCTCTGAGGAACTCACCGATGCCCTCCCCAATTTGCTTCAAGGGATCTGTGATGAAGCTGGCTATGGTGACTGTGAAAGCCTGAAATAAGAACACCACAAAATTCTTActatgcatttcatttttatctCTATTACAGCTCTGTATTTGGAACAATGAGATatcagcaaaaataaataatataataagtataataatgatataataaaatgtatgacgAGCGCTTACTGATGATCTATTGCAGATGAAGTTCTGCTCAAAACAGcacaaacagtaatattgtgatatattattacaatgtaaaaactgttttgtaatataaataaattatctttattaaatgtatttagtgatacaaagctgaatattcagcataattactccagtctttagtgtcacatgatccttcagaaatcaatagaatatgctaatttgctgctcaagaataatttattattattatcaatgttgaaaacagttgtgctgcttaatatttttgtggaaacgcTAATACTTTTTTagaatttgatgaatagaaacaattcaaaagaacagcattaacTTGAAATAGAAttcatttgtaacattagaaatgtctttatGGTCACTTGAGCTATTTAGCGTATCTGTAAaacatcagttttttttttatctaaatgGTTTATAGTACTATTTTTTGCAATTACGGTTCATATTATTTCACACTGAATATTTTCATTCAATATAACgactttaaaatcttttttttttttttagtatcaACAATATCCATTATCATTCGACCTCTAGTCTATAATCAAATTCAAGTTTCTGTCAGTGAAAAATAAAAGATACAAACCTTTGTTGGAGGCACAAGCAAAATGGGGTCCACCACTAGGACCTCATAATATTTTGTGCAAGGATCATCTTGAAGAGTCCATGTCCGTCTGTACCACGCTGAATCAACAAGGAGTTACAACAGTTCACCTCAAAAtcatgtcattatttactcaactTCCTTTAAAATCTGAAGGATTTCCTTACATAGTgcatttttgttctttttgaagcttgaaaagATCTATGTGAAGATTCTTCAAAATTCTAAATTCATGTTCCACATCAAATAAATTTTGAATgacaaaaagtgaataaataattaaatcattctaatgagATAAATTCCTTTAACAGAAAGTACCTCACCTGATAAACTGCCCATCCAATCCAGTTGACTTAGCCCAGTGCATTGGCCATTGAAGCTCTCCACTTCCACAATCTTCTTTTTGTGGTCTGCAAAGGCAAGCTAGCCAAAACGGAAATGTTTTAACTCTTTTAACGCACGTTTATGTTTTATTCCCTtcaatagctatgtttccatccaaagttgcgaaTTTAACTTATGCTTAACTTagcataaatcattttaaagcagcgtttccatcccatgttcaagagaacaaaagacgaagaacaaagtataacagatGAAGCTGAAGACAAAATTCTGCCATGCTATATCATGTgttcggatgctggtgtttAGGAACACAATCATGTAAGATGCATTTAATCCATTaaattctgatgacagactttgaatcaggcatttcagaatgatcaaacCAACATTAAGATGTACAATGAAACTGGTtcactggttagtccagttgtCCAATCACATCCACAGTTGAGGCAAAGTCACGCGAGTTTTTTGTTGTGCATCGAGGGATTTATatggtaaatgtgtttccatcaaaGCATCAAATGAGCGCATTCGTTTTTTATGCTCATCATTTCCATCCggccttttttttttgatgttatatcccaaaatgtgcataaaaatagaTGGATGGAATCATAGCTATTGTCAACTGTTGAATACCAGTTTAGCAAAAATGTCAGTCAACAGTATTTTGTACAAAAATGATTACCATATAAAGATGGAACCAGTTCCAGATCAAGCTAATAAAAAAGCAAACGGCGAACATTCTCCTGAACTGGACCATCCAGGACACCACAAACCAGAGTTCAGTGCAGATAATGGCTACGACAATCAGAACAATCAAAAAAACCTGTAGaaaaatacattcatatattaatattaataaaattatttcatcATTTATCTCTGAAAGGCTTGTACAAAAACTGACCTTCAGGACTGTATCAACCTCCACATGAAATGTGTCTTCAAAACGCCACTTCCAGGCTTCGTGGTCGTGGTGTTTGAACTTGACCAGAATTTGACTGAGAGCCTCATCCATGGCTCCGGTAGTCCAATCGTTCTGCTCATTCAAAAGCTTCTGGATCTCTGCCAGCGATTGCTTGGACAGCTTCACCTCAGCGTCATAGTGCATGGATGTTGTTTCATCATCAGgctaaagatttaaaaaaaaaaaaagcaaaagttgTGAAACCTTTAGCAGTGTAGAGTAAAGTCAGACTTTACAATTACCTGGAGAAAACATGGTCACATACCAGACCAAGTTTTGATGTTTCTTTAAGGAGCTTGGAAAGGAATCGCTTGAATACTGGAAGACATACTGGCTTTGAAGAGGTGGCCGTCCCCTTCTTTTTGTGTTCATCAAACTAAAACAGATGTAGCAgcaagaaattatatttttcaatCATCCAAAATAGTACCATGGTACAGTACTAGTCTTCATTACTTCAAAAATACCATGATAAAACCATTGTGTACCATGTCCAAACAACATGGCAGTACCATTTTGTTAGTAAGGTCTACTTAACACAGGTGTATTTTTTAATATCGGTCACCTCTTTCTGCAAAATCGCTAGTTTATTGCTGCACTCAGATGCATCAGACTGTGGCACATCGCAGGACTCTGAGCTGTATCCCCTTCTCTTGGTTGGCACATTTTGGTAACTGGCAGACtgtaacacaaaaaaacaacaaaaaaaagtcagattcATAGGAATGGTTAGAATGTGATGTACATTTAAATTTCCTGCACAAAATGAGAGTGCTTGAAAAACTTTATATGAATCACACTTTGTCAACATGTCAGAATAATGACAGTTCAGTTGTTGCCGTccaaaagaaatgttttaatcGAGTAACCAAGGTGGAGTGACATTAACCTTTTAAGAATCCACACAAAATTCATATATAGAtacactattgacaatagacAATGGACACTTTTTGCCTGTGAAATTTCATCTGAATTATGCTAATGTGACCACACTTGAGAGTTTGAGAGAGTTGTTGACTCAAGAACCGCTCGTGccaatttgcaaaaaaaaaaaaaaaaaagatttgtgaaCCACTTCAACAGattcatccaaaaaaaaaaaaaaaaaaagaaagaaagaaaaagagacgATTTGTCCATAAGTCAGTATGACACAGAGGGATTTAAATAGCCAATATAATACATGCTCATGAATGTGCAGTCGTGCACAGCAGACCAACGGCCAAGGTAAAGGATTTTCCCTAAAAAATTAAGACATTTCGGAAGGGATCTTTCTGTGATACATTCACAGCTTTATTAAAAGCCTGAAGCTGGTCACTGCAATTATTGAGCATACAAGAGGGTGAgcgtgacatttaaaaaaaaataaaaaataaaatcaatccTCCTGTCTATGTACGaggacattatattttagtgatTTTCTCTGACACCATACATGTCACAGTTTTATTATATTCTGGATGTcctgtaaagagcacattcagAGCTTTTTAAAGATACCAAATGGAGGTTTCACCAGGACAACAGCAACTCCTTGGTCTTTAAATCATGCTTATCAGGCATCTTAGGAGACACAACAAGTGAATAGGGAAAGAAATGATATtagatatattattatattagaaatattagatattatgaaaatgttgccaattattacacttcttttttcattacattttgctccaagaattttttatttataccgCTGAGTCCTGGTGTCCACTTACGAGGACATAGCACaacatataaataaatcatttttttcttcatttgtttcttattctaaacaatgtaatgacctgaaaaaatacaaaattcaaaaaacttttttttcccgGGTCTTAGGAGGTTCAAACTTTTGTGGtgtgaaaaagaaagaaggTCATATGGCATTGGAACAACACCACCGAGGTGAGTAACGTTACCAGCTAACAcggacttcggtaaagttggttttatattcgcacattcggacttctgataaattccgactttccaataaatgtgcaataaattaatgtttgcaaattttaagcaacgacatgatattgacaaccaacgattgtcaacttgcaacatttttcacagtcgatcaaaataggcaagtattgttttaatggcatatttacttgtgaatgtccactgaatgtccaatgtagtgtgattaacaaggctattgaatacggatgtccgaatgtgtgaatataaaaccaactttacccaagtctaaCACGGAACGATAGCAGAACTTCAGCTAACGTTTGGGCAAAGTTCTCTCAAAGTtgtgaacaaacgttcttccagtaaatTTAGTAGAACGTTcactggtctttaataatgttctcaaaacatcagcacaaaaacattagtTTTTACCTCTGTGGGTTTTCTCATGCGCTTTGTCGTTGGGTCGTAGTTTAACATATCATATGGATCGATCCATGCATCATCTTCGTTGTGGATATTTGCATTTGCAATAATAAACAGACTACAAAAAATAAGGAAACTACAGAATCCAAACGACGAGCCGCTCGGCACCTTCATAATCCTCACTGGAACAAACAACACTGAGAAAACTCACACTTGCTGTTAAAACTACTGATCAGTTCTCATAAATGAGGTATGTAAAGTTCAGATTCGCTTTCTCTTTGTTTACAATATGTTAACCAGATCACCTGTTTAACCTACATTATCTTAAATGCATCTATCTACCGTCTAAATGTTACACATCGaggactaaataaaaaaaaaaaagataaattgtAGAAAAATCGATCGCACTAGGCAGCAAACATTTCCTTACATGTTGGAAGAGAGCTGTCATATATACTGCCACATAGAAAACCCGCCTAGATCCATAACCGCAATTGCTCGAGATTCAAATACGGTTTCTAAACACTGCACTCTATGTGCaggcttcttcttcttcttgggtTTATTGGCGGTTGGCAAACAAATTTGTGGTGCATTCCGCCACCAACTGGTATGGAGTGTGGACCAGAATGTCTAATACAGCCTACtcatacttttaaaaaagaaatgacaTTTCCCTGTGTTATGTTTCTATGTGCACTAAGTTCTATTTTAATGGATTTTCATGAAAGACTCCCAACGGAAAAGAAAATAAactaagaaaaagaagaaaacatgATCTTTAAATTTCCCGTTATAGCAGGGTTTCATTTTGACATGATTtcgataaaataaatataatacattttacacagatttgATTCATACAATAATTTTAGAAATGGAAAATCAATCACACACATAGTAAACACAATACACATCCAAATAAACTATTCAAGTAACAAATGCATGAATTAAAGCATAATAGTCAACATGTATAGGTTGCAGACATAATATAGAATTATGCAGTTTACT
This genomic stretch from Megalobrama amblycephala isolate DHTTF-2021 linkage group LG2, ASM1881202v1, whole genome shotgun sequence harbors:
- the LOC125252700 gene encoding chloride channel CLIC-like protein 1 isoform X3, whose product is MKVPSGSSFGFCSFLIFCSLFIIANANIHNEDDAWIDPYDMLNYDPTTKRMRKPTESASYQNVPTKRRGYSSESCDVPQSDASECSNKLAILQKEFDEHKKKGTATSSKPVCLPVFKRFLSKLLKETSKLGLPDDETTSMHYDAEVKLSKQSLAEIQKLLNEQNDWTTGAMDEALSQILVKFKHHDHEAWKWRFEDTFHVEVDTVLKVFLIVLIVVAIICTELWFVVSWMVQFRRMFAVCFFISLIWNWFHLYMLAFADHKKKIVEVESFNGQCTGLSQLDWMGSLSAWYRRTWTLQDDPCTKYYEVLVVDPILLVPPTKAFTVTIASFITDPLKQIGEGIGEFLRALLKDLPVTLQIPVLLTITAAICVFMYGSAQAAVYQAVRLPRLGWRQDPPPPAVGQRQAPQLREHEDVWEGGDAPQPLQIRQGNGNRVNPAGNRGDQVFRAGDAYAPQNRREDRSMELQQEFAETPRRTQRVRVETVLPAGNMSSDDETDLLQRTQEVDSGTKENAEPEVKVEEKEKNASTADKKEQKDTQSPDGSEPVTNVPPPQIDVKTLGANQGNEMELVIKKNHVT
- the LOC125252700 gene encoding chloride channel CLIC-like protein 1 isoform X4; its protein translation is MKVPSGSSFGFCSFLIFCSLFIIANANIHNEDDAWIDPYDMLNYDPTTKRMRKPTESASYQNVPTKRRGYSSESCDVPQSDASECSNKLAILQKEFDEHKKKGTATSSKPVCLPVFKRFLSKLLKETSKLGLPDDETTSMHYDAEVKLSKQSLAEIQKLLNEQNDWTTGAMDEALSQILVKFKHHDHEAWKWRFEDTFHVEVDTVLKVFLIVLIVVAIICTELWFVVSWMVQFRRMFAVCFFISLIWNWFHLYMLAFADHKKKIVEVESFNGQCTGLSQLDWMGSLSAWYRRTWTLQDDPCTKYYEVLVVDPILLVPPTKAFTVTIASFITDPLKQIGEGIGEFLRALLKDLPVTLQIPVLLTITAAICVFMYGSAQAAVYQAVRLPRLGWRQDPPPPAVGQRQAPQLREHEDVWEGGDAPQPLQIRQGNGNRVNPAGNRGDQVFRAGDAYAPQNRREDRSMELQQEFAETPRRTQRVRVETVLPAGNMSSDDETDLLQRTQEVDSGTKENAEPEVKVEEKEKNASTADKKEQKDTQSPDGSEPVTNVPPPQIDVKTLGANQGNEEI
- the LOC125252700 gene encoding chloride channel CLIC-like protein 1 isoform X1, with the protein product MKVPSGSSFGFCSFLIFCSLFIIANANIHNEDDAWIDPYDMLNYDPTTKRMRKPTESASYQNVPTKRRGYSSESCDVPQSDASECSNKLAILQKEFDEHKKKGTATSSKPVCLPVFKRFLSKLLKETSKLGLPDDETTSMHYDAEVKLSKQSLAEIQKLLNEQNDWTTGAMDEALSQILVKFKHHDHEAWKWRFEDTFHVEVDTVLKVFLIVLIVVAIICTELWFVVSWMVQFRRMFAVCFFISLIWNWFHLYMLAFADHKKKIVEVESFNGQCTGLSQLDWMGSLSAWYRRTWTLQDDPCTKYYEVLVVDPILLVPPTKAFTVTIASFITDPLKQIGEGIGEFLRALLKDLPVTLQIPVLLTITAAICVFMYGSAQAAVYQAVRLPRLGWRQDPPPPAVGQRQAPQLREHEDVWEGGDAPQPLQIRQGNGNRVNPAGNRGDQVFRAGDAYAPQNRREDRSMELQQEFAETPRRTQRVRVETVLPAGNMSSDDETDLLQRTQEVDSGTKENAEPEVKVEEKEKNASTADKKEQKDTQSPDGSEPVTNVPPPQIDVKTLGANQGNEHLMCTKRIWAARNDLKLQGASADVAAGEEVYSSFRKPVQESGQ
- the LOC125252700 gene encoding chloride channel CLIC-like protein 1 isoform X5, which translates into the protein MTALFQHSASYQNVPTKRRGYSSESCDVPQSDASECSNKLAILQKEFDEHKKKGTATSSKPVCLPVFKRFLSKLLKETSKLGLPDDETTSMHYDAEVKLSKQSLAEIQKLLNEQNDWTTGAMDEALSQILVKFKHHDHEAWKWRFEDTFHVEVDTVLKVFLIVLIVVAIICTELWFVVSWMVQFRRMFAVCFFISLIWNWFHLYMLAFADHKKKIVEVESFNGQCTGLSQLDWMGSLSAWYRRTWTLQDDPCTKYYEVLVVDPILLVPPTKAFTVTIASFITDPLKQIGEGIGEFLRALLKDLPVTLQIPVLLTITAAICVFMYGSAQAAVYQAVRLPRLGWRQDPPPPAVGQRQAPQLREHEDVWEGGDAPQPLQIRQGNGNRVNPAGNRGDQVFRAGDAYAPQNRREDRSMELQQEFAETPRRTQRVRVETVLPAGNMSSDDETDLLQRTQEVDSGTKENAEPEVKVEEKEKNASTADKKEQKDTQSPDGSEPVTNVPPPQIDVKTLGANQGNEHLMCTKRIWAARNDLKLQGASADVAAGEEVYSSFRKPVQESGQ
- the LOC125252700 gene encoding chloride channel CLIC-like protein 1 isoform X2: MKVPSGSSFGFCSFLIFCSLFIIANANIHNEDDAWIDPYDMLNYDPTTKRMRKPTESASYQNVPTKRRGYSSESCDVPQSDASECSNKLAILQKEFDEHKKKGTATSSKPVCLPVFKRFLSKLLKETSKLGLPDDETTSMHYDAEVKLSKQSLAEIQKLLNEQNDWTTGAMDEALSQILVKFKHHDHEAWKWRFEDTFHVEVDTVLKVFLIVLIVVAIICTELWFVVSWMVQFRRMFAVCFFISLIWNWFHLYMLAFADHKKKIVEVESFNGQCTGLSQLDWMGSLSAWYRRTWTLQDDPCTKYYEVLVVDPILLVPPTKAFTVTIASFITDPLKQIGEGIGEFLRALLKDLPVTLQIPVLLTITAAICVFMYGSAQAAVYQAVRLPRLGWRQDPPPPAVGQRQAPQLREHEDVWEGGDAPQPLQIRQGNGNRVNPAGNRGDQVFRAGDAYAPQNRREDRSMELQQEFAETPRRTQRVRVETVLPAGNMSSDDETDLLQRTQEVDSGTKENAEPEVKVEEKEKNASTADKKEQKDTQSPDGSEPVTNVPPPQIDVKTLGANQGNEGASADVAAGEEVYSSFRKPVQESGQ